A stretch of Polypterus senegalus isolate Bchr_013 chromosome 5, ASM1683550v1, whole genome shotgun sequence DNA encodes these proteins:
- the rab18a gene encoding ras-related protein Rab-18a, which yields MDDDVLTTLKILIIGESGVGKSSLLLRFTDDTFDPELAATIGVDFKVKTISVDGNKAKLAIWDTAGQERFRTLTPSYYRGAQGVILVYDVTRRDTFAKLDNWLNELETYCTRNDLVKMLVGNKIDKENREVDRNEGLKFARKHSMLFIEASAKTCDGVQCAFEELVEKIIQTPGLWESETSSRGVRLTDQEAGRSGGSCGGYCALL from the exons ATGGATGACGACGTCCTGACtactttgaaaattttaataattGGAGAGAGCGGTGTGGGAAAGTCCAG TCTTCTTCTGAGATTCACAGATGATACGTTTGATCCAGAACTTGCAGCTACTATTG GTGTTGACTTTAAGGTGAAGACTATTTCAGTTGATGGAAACAAAGCAAAGCTTGCAATatgg gacaCTGCTGGGCAGGAAAGATTCAGAACTCTAACACCTAGTTACTATCGAGGAGCACAAGGTGTAATCTTGG TATATGATGTGACGAGAAGAGATACTTTTGCCAAGCTAGATAACTGGTTAAACGAACTAGAGACGTACTGTACAAGGAATGACCTTGTCAAAATGTTAGTTGGGAATAAAATTGATAAG GAAAACCGAGAAGTGGATCGAAATGAGGGTCTTAAGTTTGCAAGGAAACATTCTATGCTTTTTATAG AGGCAAGTGCAAAAACGTGTGATGGCGTACAGTGCGCATTTGAAGAGCTTGTGGAGAAAATAATTCAGACTCCCGGCTTATGGGAGAGTGAAACATCAAGCAGAGGAGTAAGGCTGACGGACCAGGAAGCTGGAAGATCAGGTGGAAGCTGTGGTGGATACTGTGCACTCCTGTAG